The following is a genomic window from Pseudomonas purpurea.
TCCTGCAACACCGCGAATTTGGCCCAGAGCAGGGCGCTGATAATCAGCCCGGCGGCCAGCCACACGGTGATCCGCGACCAACGCGGCGAGTCCTGCAAGGACGCGCCGGCCGTTTCGGGCATGAATTCGCTTTCGGCACTTTTGCGAAAACTGCCGAAGTAGCCGCGCTCTTTCGTAGATGAAGCTGACATGCGGCGATACCCCTCAATCAAGAGAAACCAAGCCAACACAACCTTGTGGCGAGGGAGCTTGCTCCCGCTGGGCTGCGAAGCAGCCTCAAAGATTCTGTGGGCGCTACGCACCCAAGCGGGAGCAAGCTCCCTCGCCACAGGGTATGTGTACGCATCTAGACGGTCGCAGAGCCGACACGGCCCTTGCGCAGTGCATCGATGACCGCTTCTTTCGGCCCGTCGGCGACGATCCGTCCGTTGTCCAGCACCACCAGCCGGTCTACCAGGCTGAGCATCGAGGTGCGGTGGGTCACCAGCAGCAAGGTCTTGCCCTGGACCCAGTCATGCAGCTTCTGGCGCAGGACGTCTTCGCTGCTGTTGTCCATGGCGCTGGTGGGTTCGTCCAGCAGCATGATCGGTGGGTCGAGCAGCAAGGCGCGGGCCAGCAGCACCGCCTGACGCTGGCCGCCGGACAGCAGTTGGCCGCGTTCGCCCACTGGCCGGTCGAAGCCGTGCGGGTGCTGGCGGGCCAGTTCAGTGACACCGGTCAGTTCGGCCACTTCAAGCATGCGCGAGTCGCTGATGTAGCGTGCGCCGAGGGTCAGGTTGTCACGCAGGCTGCCGGCCAGCAGCGGCAGGTCATGGGCCACGTAACCGATCTGTTGGCGCAGGTCGGCGACATCCAGTTGCCGCAGGTCCAGGCCATCCAGCAGCAGTTGGCCTTCTTGCGGCGCGTAAAACCCCATGAGCAGTCGGGCCAGGGTGCTTTTGCCCGAGCCGCTGCGGCCGATGATGCCGATCCGCTCGCCGGGTTTCATGCTGAAACTGACGTTGGCCAGGGCCGGGGCGTTTTGCCCGGCGTAGTGGAAGGTCACGCCGCTGACGTCCAGCGCGCCCTGCAATTGGGTGCGTTCCAGCGGCCGCTGCTTGGTATCGCGCTCCTGCGGCAGGCTCATCAGGGCATCGGTGCTGCGCATGGTCAGTTGGGCTTGCTGGTAGCGCGTGATCAGCCCGGCGATTTGCCCCAGCGGCGCGAGCACGCGGCTGCCGAGCATGTAGGTCGCCACCAGCGCGCCGACGCTGAGGTTGCCGGCGATGATGCTGTAGACCCCGGCGACGATGGTTGCCATGCCGGAGAACTGCTGGATGAACAACGTGCCGTTGGTGGCCAGCGCCGAGAGGTTGCGCGCATGGCTGTCGAGGCGGGTGAGGGCGCCGTGGGTGCTTTCCCATTTGTGCTGGCGTTCGCTTTCGGCGCTACAGGCCTTGAGGGTTTCCAGGCCGCCAAGGGTTTCGATCAGCAGGGCCTGGCGTTCGGCGCCCAGGCTCAGGCTTTTTTGCACGGTATCGCGCAGGCGGATCTGGATCATCATCGCGAAGAGAATGGTGATCGGGAACGCCAGCAGCGGAATCACCACCAGCCAGCCCCCCAGCAAACCGATCACCACCAGCATCAGCGCGGCGAACGGCAGGTCGATCAGGCTGGTCAGGGTTACGGCGGTGAGAAATTCGCGCAGCCCCTGGAAGTCGTGAATGCTCTGGGCAAAACCGCCGATGGTGGCGGGGCGGGCTTTCATCGCCATGCCGGTGATGCGCTCGAACAGCGTGGCAGAGAGGATCACGTCGGTTTTCTTCCCGGCAGTGTCCAGCAAGTGCGCGCGGACCACCCGCAACACCAGCTCGAAACCGGTGCCGATCAGCAGCCCGATGGACAGCACCCACAAGGTCGAGGTGGCTTGGTTCGGCACCACCCGGTCATAGGTCTGCATCACGAACAGCGGGACCATCAGCCCCAGCAGGTTGATCAGGAAACTTGCCAGGATCGCGTCGCTGTAGAGCCAGCGCGACAGCTTCAAGGTGTCGCGAAACCACGCCTCGACGCGGGGCACCAGCGGTGAGCGCAAGTCTTCGAGTTCATGCCGTGGCCGGGCGAACAAGGCCTGGCCGCTGTATTCCTCGGCCAGTTCTTCGCGACTGACCCATTGCTCGCCGCCCTCGGCTTCGCTCGGCAGGATCAGGGCCTTGCCGTCGTCGCCCCAGCGCCGCAAGACCGCGCAGCGGCCATGCTTGAGGATCAGCATCACGGGCAGGTTGAGCGCGGAGATCGACGCCAGGTCCCGGCGCAGCACGCGTGCTTGCAGGCTGGCCCGGGCCGCTGCACGGGGCAGCAGTTCCAGGCTCAGGCGTTGTTGCGCCAGCGGTAACCCGGCGCTCAGGCTGGCGCGGCTGACGGTGCAGTCGTGCAGCTTGCAGAGGATCAACAAACCATCCAACAGCGGATCATCGAAGCTCAGGCGCGGGTCGGCGCCTGTATTGCCGGGTTCCATGCTGGTCAAATTGATCGCTCCAGTGGCCTATCTCATATCTGGCAAGCGGGCTTCGCTTTTCACCTCGGTCTGGGCGATGGCTTCGGCCGGCACGACGACTTTTTCCTTGTTCAGCAATTCACCCATGTTGGCCAGTACGCGGTACATGGAAAACTCTTCGGTGTAGCGCACTTCGGTGTAGCGGCGGTTGGCGTTGTACAGCTCGTTTTCGCTGTCCAGCAGGTCGAGCAGGGTCCGTTGGCCCAGGCCGAACTGGTCCTGGTAGGCGGCGCGTACCCGGGTGGTGGTTTCGGCGTACTCACGGGCGGTCGGGGTTTGTTTCTTGGCGTTGACCATCGCGTTCCAGGCCAGGGTGATGTTCTCGTTGAGCATGCGCAGGGCGTTGTTGCGGATGTCCATCGCCTGGTTGATCTTGTGTGCGTCCGATTGCAGGCGCGCCTTGTCGCTGCCGCCCTTGAACAGGTTGTAGTTCATGATCACGCCCACGCGCCATTCGTTGTCGTGGCCCAGGTCGCCTTGCACGTTGTCGTTGGCGCCCACCGCGGCCTCGGCGTCGAAGCGAGGGTAGAAGGGTGATTTGGCAATTTCGTACTGACTCTCGGCCGCGTTCACGTCCGCCTGGGCGGATTTCAGGTAGGGGTTGTTTTCCAGCATGCTCTGGCGGGCATCCGGCAGGCTGGGCGGCACTTCCCCCTTGATCGACGGCAGGGTTTCCAGTTCGTCGGGCATGCGGCCTACGGCGCTGAAGAAATTCGCCTCGGCATCGGCCAGATCGACCTGGGCGGTGTCGAGGTTGTTTTCGGCCAGTGCCCGGCGAGCCTTGGATTGATCGAGGTCGGCATTGCTGCCCACGCCACGCTGGGTGCGCAGGCCGATCTGATCGTTGACCCGCAAGTGCGCTTGCAGGTTATTGGTGGCCAGGGTCACCAGTTCACGGCGCTTGAGCACTTCGAGGTAGACCTCGATAGTACGCAGGGCCAGGCTTTCAGCGGTACCACGGGTGTAATAGGCCCGCGAGTTGGAAACCGATTTGGTACGCCCGACCTCGTTGGCCGTGTTGAAACCGTCGAAGAGCATTTGCCGCAGGCGCAGCTCCGATTGGGTGTACCACTGGGTTTCCGTGTGGTGATTGCCCAGCGCGCGGGTGGTGGTGTTGTCGCTGTAGCCACGGCCGTAGCCAGCATTCAAATCAAGGGTCGGATAAAAACCACCCTTGGCCACTTTCACGTCTTCATCGGCGGACAGGCGATTGTTCTGGCTTGCGCGCAACTCCGGGTGGTTATCCAGGGTGCTTTGGATTGCCTCGGTCAGCGACATGGCTTGGGCCTGTTGAGTGCAGGCCATGGCGAGCAAAATCGCGCTGCAAAGAGGGGTAAAAACGCGCATGGGTGCATCTCCCTGATTCCATAATGGTGTTTCAGCTTCGCCAATAAATTGACGATATTTATAGGTCAAACCGTTTCAGGCTTGTAACAACAGAGCTAAGAACATCCTAGGGAGAAGCTAAGAAGGATTTCTCATAAGCCTTATGCCGAAAAAAACTTATGTGCTCCGAAAAATCCAGCACATTGTTCAAACCGCAAGTCTCGATTCTATAAGCGCTAGGGCACTTTTTAGAGGCTTGGGAAAGTTCCATCAATTCTGCAACTCAGGGCGTCGAAGTGCTGGTGGGGATGGAGGCGACACGGCTTTCAGTGCGACATTTTTTTGTCACTTGGCCTGAAGTCAATACCGTGACGCTGCTTTCGCAGGTGGGCTGTCCGGGCCCGGATGAATTGATTTCATTCGGTTTTGCCACGGTGTACACAGTCAGCCTGGGAGGAACAGGCAAGGTAGGACACTTGTCAGGGAGCTGTTTATCTTGAGTAAACGAGCTGTCAGGCACAGGGCCAGCCCTGCAACCCGGTCACGCCAGAAGCACTTCTTTCGCACAACCACATGCCGACGGTTGTCGGCGGCGGAGGAATGCACATGGCTACGCTCATCGGTATCGTCAGTAAGGTCGTGGGTCAGGTTTTCGCGGTGGCGGGTGACGGTACCCGGCGCGCCCTGATCGAGGGGGACCGGTTGTTTGCCGGTGATCAACTGGTCACCGGGGCCGAAGGCGCGGTGGCGGTTCATCTGCAAAACGGCCAGGAACTGACCCTCGGGCGTGACAGCAGCCTGCACATGACCCCGCAACTGCTGGCGCACCAGGCATCCCATGTCGATACCCAGGACGCGGTGACGCCCAGCGAAGCCCAGTTGACCGATGTCGAACAACTGCAAAAAGCGATTGCCGCGGGTGCCGACCCGACCCAGACCGGCGAAGCGACTGCCGCCGGACCCACCGGCACCGGTGCGCCTGGCGCCGAAGGGGGCGGGCATTCGTTTGTGTTGCTTGAGGAAGTGGCAGGGCGTGTCGACCCGATCATCGGGTTCCCCACGGCCGGTTTCAACGGCATTCCCGAGTTTGTCCCGGAGCGCATTGCGGCCGTTCCGGATGACAACGGTAACAACACCCCCGTGCCGCCACCGGTCAACAATGTCGTGACCTTGACCGGGTTGTCGGTGGAGGGCGGTGAGCTGACCGTCAACGAGGCCAACCTGGCCCAAGGCTCGGCCAGCAACCCGGGCGCCCTGACCCAAAGCGGCACCTTCAGCGTTTCAGCACCCGATGGCTTGCTGGGCCTGAGCGTCGGCGGCATCAACGTGGTCAGTGGCGGCGTGGCCGCAGGTTTCCCACAATCCATCACTTCCGCCCTCGGCAACACCTTGACCATCACCGGGTTCAACCCGGCCACGGGCGTGGTCAGCTACAGCTACACCCTGGTGAGCAACGAAACCCATTCCGCAGGCGATGGCAGCAACAACCTGAGCGAGCACTTCACCGTTGTGGCCAACGACATCAACGGTGATTCGGCGACCAACTCGCTGGACATCAACATCACCGACGATGCGCCCAAAACCGTCGATGACAGCAACACCGGCATCGCCTCCGAGAGCACCCTGACCCTCAGCGGCAACGTGTTGACCAACGACGTGCAAGGCGCAGACCGCGTGCCGACCGGACCGATCACCGGCGGTACGTTCAACGGTACCTACGGCACGCTGGTGCTGGCTGCCGACGGCACTTACACCTACACCGTCCACACCACCGATCCGGCCTTCCTGGCCCTGCACGGCGGGGGCAGCGGCACTGACACCTTCACCTACACCCTGACCGACTCGGACGGTGACAGCAGCACCGCGAAGCTGGTGCTCAACATTCACAACAACGATGATCCGGATATCCTCCGGAGTCTGGACATTGAAGGCGGCGAAGCCACGGTCTACGAGAAAAACCTTGCGGACGGCAGCAGCCCGGATGCGTCGGTGCTGACTCAGACCGGCACCTTCAACGTGACCGCCCTCGACGGCCTGCAAACCCTGACCGTGGGCGGTATCACGGTGGTCAGCGGCGGTGCGGCCGCAGGCTTTCCGCAATCGGTGACCACGGCGCTGGGCAACACCCTGACCATCACCGGGTACAACCCGACCACGGGCGCGGTCAGTTACAGCTACACACTCAATGGCAACGACGCACACCCGACGGCTAACGGCGTCAACAGCCTGGGCGAGCATTTCAACGTCGTCGCCACCGATGTCGATGGCAGCACGGCCAGCGGCTCGCTGGACTTCAATGTGGTCGACGACTTGCCGACGGCAGTCAACGACAGCAACGCGGGCATCGCCTCGGAAAGCAACCTGACCCTGACGGGTAATGTGCTGACCAATGACGTGCAAGGTGCGGATCGTGTGCCGACTGGCCCGATCACCGCCGCAACGTTCAACGGAACTTACGGCACCCTGGTGCTGGCGGCCGACGGCACTTACACCTACACCGTTCACACCACCGATCCAGCGTTCCTGGCGCTCAAGGGTGGCGGCGATGGTACTGAAACCTTCACCTATACGTTGACCGATTCGGACGGCGACACCAGCACCGCGAACCTGGTGCTGAACGTCCACAACAATGACGACTCGGTGACCCTTAATGGCTTGAACGTCGAGGGCGGCGAACTCACCGTCTTCGAGAAAAACCTTGGCACCGGCAGTGTGCCGGACGCCACCGCGTTGACCCAAAGCGGCACGTTTACTGTGACTGCTCTCGACGGCTTGCAAACCCTCGACGTGGGCGGCATCCACGTGGTTGCGGGCGGGGTGGCCGCAGGGTTCCCGCAAACCGCCACCACCGCATTGGGCAACACTCTGACGATTACCGGTTACAACGCCAGCACCGGAGTGGTCAGCTACAGCTACACCTTGAACGGCAACGATGCTCATCCGACCGCTAACGGTGCCAACAGCCTGAGCGAACATTTCACGGTCACCGCCACGGACGTCGATGGCAGCACCGCCAGCGGTTCGCTGGACGTGAACGTGGTCGACGACTTGCCGACGGCGGTCAACGACAGCAACGCGGGGACTGCCTCGGAGAGTCAGTTGGTTCTCAACGGCAATGTCCTCACCAACGACGTGCAAGGCGCGGATCGTGTGCCCACCGGTCCTGTGACGGCGGGTACGTTTAACGGGACTTACGGCACCCTGGTGCTGGCGGCGGACGGCACTTACACCTACACGGTTCATCCTACCGATCCAGCGTTCCTCGCGTTGCACGGCGGCGGTAACGGCACGGAAAACTTCGCCTATACCATCACTGACTCGGACGGCGACACCAGCACCGCGAATCTGGTGCTGAACGTCCACAACAATGACGACTCGGTGACCCTTAATGGCTTGAACGTCGAGGGCGGCGAACTCACCGTCTTCGAGAAAAACCTTGGCACCGGCAGTGTGCCGGACGCCACCGCGTTAACCCAAAGCGGCACCTTCACCGTGACCGCGCTCGACGGTTTGCAAACCCTGAGCGTGGGTGGCATCAACGTAGTAACCGCTGGCACCGCCGCAGGATTTCCGCAATCGGTGACCACTGGTTTGGGCAACACCCTGACCATTACCGGTTACAACGCAACGACCGGCGTTGTCAGCTACAGCTACACACTCAATGGTAATGACGCGCACCCGACGGCTAACGGCGCCAACAGCCTCAGCGAACACTTCACAGTTACGGCGACTGACACCGATGGCAGCACCGCCAGCGGTTCGCTGGACGTGAACGTGGTCGATGATCTGCCGACAGCGGTCAACGACAGCAACGCCAGCACCGCGTCGGAAAGCCTGCTGACCCTGACCGGTAATGTGTTGACCAACGATGTGCAAGGCGCGGATCGTGTGCCCACCGGCCCAGTGACGGCAGGTACGTTTACCGGTACGTACGGAACGCTGGTGCTCAACGCCAACGGTACTTACACCTACACGGTTCATCCGACTGATCCAGCGTTCCTCGCCTTGCACGGCGGTGGTAACGGCACGGAAACCTTTGCCTACACCATTACTGACTCGGACGGCGACACCAGCACCGCGAATCTGGTGCTGAACGTCCACAACAATGACGACTCGGTGACCCTTAATGGCTTGAACGTCGAGGGCGGCGAACTCACCGTCTTCGAGAAAAACCTCGGCGATGGCAGTAGCCCGAATGCATCGGCCCTGACCCAGAGCGGCACCTTCACCGTGACCGCGCTCGACGGTCTGCAAACCCTGACCGTGGGCGGTATCAACGTGGTCACTGGCGGGGTGGCCGCAGGCTTCCCGCAATCGATCACCACCGCATTGGGCAGTACGCTGACCATCACCGGTTACAACGCCAGCACCGGCGTCGTCAGCTACAGCTACACCTTGGTCGATAACGAAACCCACCCCACCGGGTTGGGCATCAACAGCATTGCCGAGCACTTCAACGTGGTTGCCACCGACACCGATGGCAGCACCGCATCAGGCGTGATCGATGTGAACATTGTCGATGACGTCCCGACCGCCACTGCGGATGTGGCGACCGCCATTGAAGGCGCGACGATCAACATCAGCGTGCTGGGCAACGACGTCATCGGTGCCGATGGCGCGGCAGCAGGCGGGGCGGTGGTTGGCGTGCGCGCCGGCAGCAACACCGCGACTTCGGCGATTGGCGGCCTGGGCACCAACATCGCCGGCACTTACGGCACCTTGACCCTGGATGCGGCGGGCAACGCCGTGTACCACAGCAACCCGAACTCGGTGAGCCCACCGGGGGCCACGGACGTGTTCACCTACACCCTGCGTGATGGCGATGGCGATGAAAGCACCACGACCATCACCATCAACGTCACCGACAGCGGCCTCAAAGCCGTAGTCGATCAGGACGTGACGGTCTACGAAAAAGCCCTCGACCTGACGAAGGATGGCCAGGACCTGGCGGCGGGCACAGTCATCGGCAGCGACCCGACGTCTACCGGCGAAACCGCCACCGGCACCCTGGTCGGTTCGGTCACTGGTGGCAGCGGCGCGATCACCTACACCCTGGTCGGCAGCGCCACGGGTACGTACGGGCAAATCCTGCTCAACCCCAACGGCACGTACACCTACACCCTGACCTCGGCCCCGAAAACCTCGCCGAACGCCAACGACGGCGCCAATACCCTGAGTGAAAGTTTCACTTACAAAGCCACCGATGCACTGGGCAACTCCACCACCAGCACCCTTCAGGTCAACATCGTCGATGACGTGCCCAAAGCGGTCGCGGCCGAGCGCTCGGTGACCGCCGTGGAGATCGACTCCAACCTGCTGTTGGTGATCGACGTGTCCGGCAGCATGAATGACGCCTCCGGCGTACCCGGCCTGTCGCGGCTGCAACTGGCCAAGCAGGCTATCAACAGCTTGCTCGACAAATACGACGACCTCGGGGATGTGAAAGTCCAGATCGTCTCTTTCAGCAGCAGCGCCACCGACAGAACGCCGATCTGGGTCGACGTCGCCACTGCCAAAACCATCGTGGCCGGGCTGACGGCGGGCGGCGGCACCAACTACGATGCGGCAGTAGCGACCATGCAGACCGCTTTCAACACCAGCGGCAAGCTGACGGGTGCGCAGAACGTCGGCTACTTCTTCTCTGACGGTGCGCCAACTACCGGGCAGGAGATCGGTCCGGCAGACGAAGTGGCCCTCAAGGCGTTCCTCGATGCCAATGGCATCAACAACTACGCCATCGGCCTGGGTTCCGGCGTGAGCAATGCCAACCTCAACCCGGTGG
Proteins encoded in this region:
- a CDS encoding type I secretion system permease/ATPase → MTSMEPGNTGADPRLSFDDPLLDGLLILCKLHDCTVSRASLSAGLPLAQQRLSLELLPRAAARASLQARVLRRDLASISALNLPVMLILKHGRCAVLRRWGDDGKALILPSEAEGGEQWVSREELAEEYSGQALFARPRHELEDLRSPLVPRVEAWFRDTLKLSRWLYSDAILASFLINLLGLMVPLFVMQTYDRVVPNQATSTLWVLSIGLLIGTGFELVLRVVRAHLLDTAGKKTDVILSATLFERITGMAMKARPATIGGFAQSIHDFQGLREFLTAVTLTSLIDLPFAALMLVVIGLLGGWLVVIPLLAFPITILFAMMIQIRLRDTVQKSLSLGAERQALLIETLGGLETLKACSAESERQHKWESTHGALTRLDSHARNLSALATNGTLFIQQFSGMATIVAGVYSIIAGNLSVGALVATYMLGSRVLAPLGQIAGLITRYQQAQLTMRSTDALMSLPQERDTKQRPLERTQLQGALDVSGVTFHYAGQNAPALANVSFSMKPGERIGIIGRSGSGKSTLARLLMGFYAPQEGQLLLDGLDLRQLDVADLRQQIGYVAHDLPLLAGSLRDNLTLGARYISDSRMLEVAELTGVTELARQHPHGFDRPVGERGQLLSGGQRQAVLLARALLLDPPIMLLDEPTSAMDNSSEDVLRQKLHDWVQGKTLLLVTHRTSMLSLVDRLVVLDNGRIVADGPKEAVIDALRKGRVGSATV
- a CDS encoding TolC family outer membrane protein, which codes for MRVFTPLCSAILLAMACTQQAQAMSLTEAIQSTLDNHPELRASQNNRLSADEDVKVAKGGFYPTLDLNAGYGRGYSDNTTTRALGNHHTETQWYTQSELRLRQMLFDGFNTANEVGRTKSVSNSRAYYTRGTAESLALRTIEVYLEVLKRRELVTLATNNLQAHLRVNDQIGLRTQRGVGSNADLDQSKARRALAENNLDTAQVDLADAEANFFSAVGRMPDELETLPSIKGEVPPSLPDARQSMLENNPYLKSAQADVNAAESQYEIAKSPFYPRFDAEAAVGANDNVQGDLGHDNEWRVGVIMNYNLFKGGSDKARLQSDAHKINQAMDIRNNALRMLNENITLAWNAMVNAKKQTPTAREYAETTTRVRAAYQDQFGLGQRTLLDLLDSENELYNANRRYTEVRYTEEFSMYRVLANMGELLNKEKVVVPAEAIAQTEVKSEARLPDMR
- a CDS encoding retention module-containing protein, with product MATLIGIVSKVVGQVFAVAGDGTRRALIEGDRLFAGDQLVTGAEGAVAVHLQNGQELTLGRDSSLHMTPQLLAHQASHVDTQDAVTPSEAQLTDVEQLQKAIAAGADPTQTGEATAAGPTGTGAPGAEGGGHSFVLLEEVAGRVDPIIGFPTAGFNGIPEFVPERIAAVPDDNGNNTPVPPPVNNVVTLTGLSVEGGELTVNEANLAQGSASNPGALTQSGTFSVSAPDGLLGLSVGGINVVSGGVAAGFPQSITSALGNTLTITGFNPATGVVSYSYTLVSNETHSAGDGSNNLSEHFTVVANDINGDSATNSLDINITDDAPKTVDDSNTGIASESTLTLSGNVLTNDVQGADRVPTGPITGGTFNGTYGTLVLAADGTYTYTVHTTDPAFLALHGGGSGTDTFTYTLTDSDGDSSTAKLVLNIHNNDDPDILRSLDIEGGEATVYEKNLADGSSPDASVLTQTGTFNVTALDGLQTLTVGGITVVSGGAAAGFPQSVTTALGNTLTITGYNPTTGAVSYSYTLNGNDAHPTANGVNSLGEHFNVVATDVDGSTASGSLDFNVVDDLPTAVNDSNAGIASESNLTLTGNVLTNDVQGADRVPTGPITAATFNGTYGTLVLAADGTYTYTVHTTDPAFLALKGGGDGTETFTYTLTDSDGDTSTANLVLNVHNNDDSVTLNGLNVEGGELTVFEKNLGTGSVPDATALTQSGTFTVTALDGLQTLDVGGIHVVAGGVAAGFPQTATTALGNTLTITGYNASTGVVSYSYTLNGNDAHPTANGANSLSEHFTVTATDVDGSTASGSLDVNVVDDLPTAVNDSNAGTASESQLVLNGNVLTNDVQGADRVPTGPVTAGTFNGTYGTLVLAADGTYTYTVHPTDPAFLALHGGGNGTENFAYTITDSDGDTSTANLVLNVHNNDDSVTLNGLNVEGGELTVFEKNLGTGSVPDATALTQSGTFTVTALDGLQTLSVGGINVVTAGTAAGFPQSVTTGLGNTLTITGYNATTGVVSYSYTLNGNDAHPTANGANSLSEHFTVTATDTDGSTASGSLDVNVVDDLPTAVNDSNASTASESLLTLTGNVLTNDVQGADRVPTGPVTAGTFTGTYGTLVLNANGTYTYTVHPTDPAFLALHGGGNGTETFAYTITDSDGDTSTANLVLNVHNNDDSVTLNGLNVEGGELTVFEKNLGDGSSPNASALTQSGTFTVTALDGLQTLTVGGINVVTGGVAAGFPQSITTALGSTLTITGYNASTGVVSYSYTLVDNETHPTGLGINSIAEHFNVVATDTDGSTASGVIDVNIVDDVPTATADVATAIEGATINISVLGNDVIGADGAAAGGAVVGVRAGSNTATSAIGGLGTNIAGTYGTLTLDAAGNAVYHSNPNSVSPPGATDVFTYTLRDGDGDESTTTITINVTDSGLKAVVDQDVTVYEKALDLTKDGQDLAAGTVIGSDPTSTGETATGTLVGSVTGGSGAITYTLVGSATGTYGQILLNPNGTYTYTLTSAPKTSPNANDGANTLSESFTYKATDALGNSTTSTLQVNIVDDVPKAVAAERSVTAVEIDSNLLLVIDVSGSMNDASGVPGLSRLQLAKQAINSLLDKYDDLGDVKVQIVSFSSSATDRTPIWVDVATAKTIVAGLTAGGGTNYDAAVATMQTAFNTSGKLTGAQNVGYFFSDGAPTTGQEIGPADEVALKAFLDANGINNYAIGLGSGVSNANLNPVAYDGSTHTDTNAVVVTDLNQLNLVLSGTVQGAPVTGTLLGDGGTFGADGGFIKSIVVDGTTYTYDPKGNANAGALTFSGGVNHGTFNTVDNSISIATNNGGTLVVNLDTGDFTYTSQKATAVVITENFGYTVSDNDGDLASSTLVVKVVPNAPPVALDDHIITNVLSSTVVVPGELLLANDTDANGDPLTASSTSFNTGWAAKGAEFTAASQQTISFAGTGNTAANQAITVGRASFTANAAAMTAVVVVAGYLGAVTNGNANDEDRITVNLKQGETLNLDHNLAAGHITMEYSFNGGAFTPIADGGTFTAAADGNYQIHLTNVADTPGGSTAAENYQLTMTVNYAGASNITPDYHGTYTANDTHGGSDTAAVTISYQDGHTLTGTSGDDVLVAGAGDNILNGGDGNDVLTAGSGNNTLHGGNGNDLLFSGPGNDLLDGGPGNDTASYAHAAAGVTVDLSLLAAQNTVGAGTDTLMGIENLAGSNFNDTLTGDNNANVINGGLGNDVLNGGGGDDFLIGGLGNNTLTGGPGADTFQWLAGNSGHDVVTDFTPGTDKLDLSQLLQGENATSASLDDYLHFKVTGSGASLVTSIDVSASAGATPTQTIDLAGVNLATHYGVTPGAGGVIAGGADTATIINGMLNDHSLKVDTV